In Acidimicrobiia bacterium, one genomic interval encodes:
- a CDS encoding DUF4411 family protein, translating to MYLLDANVFIEAKNRYYAFDIAPGFWEWLAQAVTEGKVQSVEAVHQEVLGRSDELVPWITANRSMFKNVDDPTVEVLRELSLWATREYSFAASREFIGSTADYFLVGYACAHGLTLVTHEKPSKGSMKKIKIPDACAEFDVPVISTFEMLRSEGVQLRY from the coding sequence GTGTACCTCCTCGATGCCAACGTTTTCATTGAGGCTAAGAACCGCTACTACGCCTTCGATATCGCGCCGGGCTTCTGGGAGTGGCTCGCCCAAGCCGTGACTGAAGGCAAAGTTCAAAGCGTAGAAGCTGTTCATCAGGAGGTTCTGGGGCGCAGCGATGAACTTGTGCCGTGGATCACGGCGAATCGATCAATGTTCAAGAACGTTGATGACCCTACGGTTGAAGTCTTGCGAGAGCTAAGTTTATGGGCCACACGGGAATACAGCTTTGCCGCGAGTCGTGAATTCATTGGTTCTACAGCTGACTACTTCTTGGTGGGGTATGCCTGTGCTCACGGGTTAACGCTTGTAACCCATGAGAAACCGAGCAAAGGATCTATGAAGAAAATCAAAATACCCGATGCGTGTGCAGAATTTGACGTGCCCGTAATATCTACTTTTGAGATGCTGCGTAGTGAGGGAGTGCAGCTACGTTACTAG